Proteins from one Triticum aestivum cultivar Chinese Spring chromosome 7A, IWGSC CS RefSeq v2.1, whole genome shotgun sequence genomic window:
- the LOC123152643 gene encoding RNA-binding protein 38: protein MAASSSTASSYRSRFGDTTETKVFVGGLAWETPSEGLRQHFEQYGDILEAVVITDRLTGRSKGYGFVTFREAEAARRAVQDPNPMITGRRANCNIASLGPPRPAHPRGRPSAVPYWQQGPPAPVPPQGPQYYIPSPRAPPPPQQQMGLMPSPGPAMYHQPPPSQPWYWGPPDYQYPQAMMTPQMVQNYYAQLYAAGLASPTGPPPYHQYVGYMQMQAPTPRAAVLSPVAQQIAAGQPYAPHPAAAQMQGFSMQVPSLPHNFALQLPSHAVSMLPPNATDMQPAGGQASSSAAAATNANNTHQGA, encoded by the exons ATGGCGGCGTCGTCGTCGACGGCGTCCTCGTACCGGTCGCGGTTCGGTGACACGACGGAGACGAAGGTGTTCGTGGGCGGGCTGGCGTGGGAGACCCCGTCGGAGGGCCTCCGGCAGCACTTCGAGCAGTACGGCGACATCCTGGAGGCCGTCGTCATCACGGACCGCCTCACCGGCCGCTCCAAGGGCTACGGATTC GTGACGttccgggaggcggaggcggcgcggcgggcggtGCAGGACCCGAACCCGATGATCACCGGGCGGCGCGCCAACTGCAACATTGCCTCGCTGGGCCCGCCGCGGCCCGCGCATCCTCGAG GGAGGCCGTCGGCCGTGCCCTACTGGCAGCAGGGCCCGCCGGCGCCGGTGCCGCCGCAGGGCCCGCAGTACTACATCCCCAGCCCgagggctcctcctcctccgcagcaGCAGATGGGCCTGATGCCCAGCCCTGGCCCGGCGATGTACCACCAGCCGCCCCCTTCGCAGCCATG GTACTGGGGCCCACCCGACTATCAATACCCACAG GCCATGATGACCCCTCAAATGGTGCAGAACTACTATGCTCAGCTGTATGCGGCTGGGCTGGCGTCGCCGACAGGGCCACCGCCCTACCATCAGTACGTGGGGTACATGCAGATGCAGGCCCCGACGCCGAGGGCAGCGGTGCTCTCGCCGGTGGCGCAGCAGATCGCGGCGGGGCAGCCGTATGCGCCGCACCCGGCGGCGGCGCAGATGCAGGGCTTCTCCATGCAGGTGCCTTCTCTCCCGCACAACTTCGCGCTGCAGCTGCCCTCCCATGCAGTGTCGATGCTGCCTCCCAACGCAACCG ATATGCAGCCGGCTGGTGGCCAGGCGTCCTCCTCTGCAGCCGCGGCGACGAACGCGAACAACACTCACCAGGGTGCCTGA